The genomic window TTCTTTAATGGAGGAGTAGAAGAGCCTAATAAAAACGAAGACAGAGTTTTAGTACCTTCACCAAAGGTTGCTACATACGATTTAAAACCAGAAATGAGTGCTTATGAAGTAACAGAACAAGTGCTTGAAAAGATAGATGCAGATGAGTATGACTTTATTGTTCTAAACTATGCAAATCCTGATATGGTAGGTCATACTGGGGTAATTGAAGCTGCAGTTAAAGCAGTTGAAACAGTTGATGAATGTTTAGATAAAGTTGTGGATAAAATACTAGAGAAAAAGGGTACTGTATTAATTACAGCAGACCATGGAAACTGTGAGCAAATGATAGATTATTCTAATGGAAAGCCTATGACAGCTCATACAACCAATATAGTACCATTTATATATGTATCTGAAGAAGCAAAAGGAAAACAATTAAGAGAAGATGGAATTCTTGCAGATATAGCGCCAACAGCGATTACAGCTATGGGAGAAAAGATTCCATCTGAGATGACTGGTAAAGATCTTATAAAATAATGATAAACAAACAGTAAGAAGTTTAAAAAATATATAGTATTCTTACTGTCTGCATAAATAATTTTGTTTAGGAGGAAAGTGTAAATGAAACAATATGTAGAAATAGTAGACGTTTTTGCAAGACAAATATTAGATTCTAGAGCTAACCCTACTGTAGAAGTAGAGGTGGAATTAGAAGATGGTACAGTAGGAAGAGCAGCAGTTCCATCAGGGGCTTCAACAGGTATTTTTGAAGCAGTTGAATTAAGAGACGAAGATAAGAATATATATAAAGGAAAAGGTGTTTTAAAAGCTGTTGAAAATGTAAACACACTTATTGCTGATGAATTAGTAGGCATGAATGTACTTGACCAAGTAGCTATAGATAAAGTTATGATAGCTCTTGATGGTACTGAAAACAAAGGTAAATTAGGTGCAAATGCTATGCTTGGAGTTTCTCTTGCATGTGCTAGAGCAGCTGCTGAATATTTAGGAGTATCATTATATCAATACATAGGTGGAGTTAATGGAAAAGTTTTACCAGTGCCTATGATGAACATATTAAATGGTGGATCACACGCTGATAACAATGTTGATCTTCAAGAATTCATGGTAATGCCAGCAGGAGCTGAAAGTTTTTCACAAGCTTTAAGAATGTGTTCAGAAGTATTCCATACATTAAAAGGAATATTAAATAAAAAGGGATTAGCTACTGGTGTGGGCGATGAAGGTGGATTTGCTCCAAACTTAAATAGTAATGAAGAAGCTATTCAAGTTATAATTGAAGCTATAACAGCAGCTGGATATGAACCAGGAAAAGATATATTTATAGCACTAGACCCAGCATCTTCAGAATTTTTCAATACAGAAACTAACATGTATGAATTAAAAGGAGAAGGAAAAACTTTAACTCCAGCTCAAATGGTTGATTTTTATGCTAACTTAGTAGAAAAATACCCAATAATCTCAATCGAAGATGGAATGGCTGAAGAAGATTGGGACGGATGGAAGATCATGACTGAAAAACTTGGCAATAAGATTCAATTA from Clostridium sp. MB40-C1 includes these protein-coding regions:
- the eno gene encoding phosphopyruvate hydratase, giving the protein MKQYVEIVDVFARQILDSRANPTVEVEVELEDGTVGRAAVPSGASTGIFEAVELRDEDKNIYKGKGVLKAVENVNTLIADELVGMNVLDQVAIDKVMIALDGTENKGKLGANAMLGVSLACARAAAEYLGVSLYQYIGGVNGKVLPVPMMNILNGGSHADNNVDLQEFMVMPAGAESFSQALRMCSEVFHTLKGILNKKGLATGVGDEGGFAPNLNSNEEAIQVIIEAITAAGYEPGKDIFIALDPASSEFFNTETNMYELKGEGKTLTPAQMVDFYANLVEKYPIISIEDGMAEEDWDGWKIMTEKLGNKIQLVGDDLFVTNTKRLEMGIEKGVANSILIKLNQIGTLTETLNSIEMAERAGYTAVVSHRSGETEDTTIADLVVAVNAGQIKTGAPSRSERVAKYNQLLRIEEELADMGEYRGLKAFYNIKK